The Trueperaceae bacterium DNA window GCCGGGCAGCTCCTCCAGGCGGATGGGCACGGAGCCAGTCTAAGTTTCCTCATCTTCTCGACGCGGACGTGCGTCACGCGCGCGCAGCGCGAGGAACAGCGGCACCTCGGGGTTCGAGCGCCCCTCGGCGTCCTTGACCGGGTCGGGCAGCTCGACCATCGCGTCGACCCACAGCCCGGCGGCGGCGAGGCCGTTCACGTAGTCCTGCACGGGCCTGTGGAAGCTGATGGTGGCGCCGCGTGGGGCGCCCTCGCGCACCTCCGCGTACTCCTTCATCGGCACCGCGGCGGGCGTGAGGTAGCGCTCCACGCGCCGGTACGTGAGCTTCCGCTTCGGGTCGTAGCCCCAGCCGCTGCCGCGCGGGGCGCGGAACGCGGGGTGGACCATGAACGCCACGACGCGGCCTCCGGGCGCGAGCACCTGAGCCGTCGAGGCGAGCACCCGGTCCAGAGGGTCCATGTCCTGCAGGCTCAGGAGGAACACGGCGACGTCGAAGCCGCCCGGCCGCGCCGACGTCGTCCCGACGAGGTCGCGGGCGTCGCCCTGCTCGAAGCGGCCCTCCTGGCCGCGGCGCTTGCGGGCGAGGCGCACCATCTGCGCGCTGGCGTCGACGCCGAGGTACTCGCAGCCGGCCCTGGTCACGTGGAAGGCGAGGACGCCCGTGCCGCAGCCGACGTCGATCACCCGCTCGCCCGGCCGCAGCTCGGCGAGGCGCATCACGGTGGGGATCGCGGCCTTGCGGTGGTAGGGGCTCCCCCGGACGCCGACGGTGGCGTCGTACCACCCGGCGACGGGGTCCCAGCTCGAGCGTCTGCCCTTCACGACGGGACTATAAGCGGCGCCGCGCCCTACCGCACGGCGGAACGGAGCGAGGCCGGCGGGCGCCCACGGGCCCGTCGCGCGGGAAGGAGCGCGTCCGCCGCGGCGGGACCGCGGCCCCCTGTCGCGCAGGGACCGCGCTCTACGGGGCGTTCAGGGCCGGCTCCACGAACCGCGGCCCCCTGTCGCGCAGGGACCGCGGCTCCCCCTCGCGTTACGACCGCGGTCCACGCTCGCGGCCGCCCGGCGGTGTCCGCGTCCTTGGCCGCCGGCCTTGACACCGGCCGGCCCCGCTACATAGGCTCCCAGCAACCTGACACCTGATTCGGCCGTCAGGTCTGGCGCGAGGCCGGACCTCGGCGGCGGGGCGAGGACGATGAGCGAGCTACCGGTCCCGAGCACGGCGCGGGGCGAGGCCACGAGGCGCAGGCTGCTGGAGGCGGCCGAGGCGGAGTTCGGCGAGAACGGCTACGCCGCCACCTCCGTGGCGTCGATCACCCGCCGGGCGGGCGTGGCCCAGGGGACCTTCTACCTCTACTTCCGCACGAAGAAGGACGCGCTGGTCGAGCTCGTACGGCACATGGGCCGCAGCCTCAGGGCCGCGCTCAGCGAGGCGACCAAGGACGCCGCCGACAGGCTCGAGGCCGAGAGGCTCGGCTTCCGCGCCTTCGTCGCGTTCTCGCTCCAGCACCAGAACCTCTACAAGGTCGTGATGGAGTCGCAGTTCGTCGAGGAGTCGGCGTACCGCGAGTACTACCAGACCCTCGCCGACGCCTACGCCGCGAACATCGCCCGCGCCCAGGACCGCGGCGAGGTGCGCGCTGGGGACCCGGCGGCGCTCGCGTGGGCGCTCATGGGCGTGGCGCACTTCCTGGGCCTCCGCTTCCCGATCTGGGAGCGGCGCCAGCCGCCCGACGAGGTCATGGACACGGTGTTCGCCTTCGTCTGCGCCGGGCTGATGCCGGAGCGCGAGGGGTCGGCCGCGCCCGAGCGTGAGGACGCGGCCGGGCAGGCCACGCGGCGCCGCGCCGGGTCGGCGGACCGGCGCCGCGCCGTTCGCGACGGCGGAGGCTCGGCAGGCGGCGGCGCGCGCCGCTCCGCCCGCCGCCCCGCGCCGCGCTCGGGCGAGGAGGGCCAATGAGCGGCCGCGGACCCGGCGTCACGGGCATCGGCACCTACCTGCCCGCGGGGCGCATGAGCGCCGCCGAGCTCGCCGCCGCGAGCGGCCTGCCCGAGTGGGTCGTGCGCGAGAAGCTCGGCATCGAGTCGCGCGTGATGCCGGGGTCCGACGACCACCCCACGGCGATGGGCGTGAGGGCCGCGCGGGCCGCGCTCGAGGACGCCGGCGTGCGGCCCGAGGACGTCGACGTCGTCGTCTCGATCACCGAGGAGTACAAGGAGTACGCGGTCTGGACGGCGGGGATCAAGCTCGCGCACGACGTCGGCGCCGTGAACGCCTACGCTTACGACGTCGGCCAGAAGTGCGGCACGGCCGTGCTGGCGCTGAAGCTCGCGCGCGACATGATCGCCGCCGACGACGGCGTCGACACCGTGCTCGTCGCCGGCGGCTACCGCAACGGCGACCTCGTCGACCTGACCGACCCCCACGTGCGGTTCATGTACAACCTCGGCGCCGGCGCCGCCGCCTTCGTCGTGCAGCGCGGCCGCGGCCACGAGCTGCTCGGGTCGGCGTTCCGCACCGACGGCAGCTTCTCCCTCGACGTCCTCGTGCCCGTGGGCGGCACCGTCGCTCCCGTCACGCCCGAGAACGCGGGCCAGTTCCGCCTGCGCGTCACCGATCCTGCGGGCATGAGGGAGCGGCTCGAGGCGAAGAGCATGGACAACTTCGTGGGCGTCGTCGAGGACGCCGTCGCTCGCTCCGGCGCCAGGCTCGAGGACGTCGCCTACGTCGCGATGCTGCACGTGAAGCGCTCGGCGCACGAGGCCCTGCTCGCCCGCCTCGGCCTGCCGCTCGAGCGCTCGATCTACCTCAGCGGCTACGGCCACATCGGCCAGGTCGACCAGGCGCTGTCGCTGGAGCTGGCCCGCCAGCAGGGCCTCCTGAGGCCCGGCGACCTCGTCGTGCTCGTCGCCGCCGGGGTCGGCTACGTCTGGAACGCGATCTGCCTGCGCTGGGACGGCGCGGCGGGGCCCGGGGAACGCTCGGAGGCGGAGCCAGTCACGGACGCGACGCCTCCGCGCCAAGGCGTCTCGGCGGAGCGACCGGCAGGGGGCCCGTCGGCGGCTCCCGAGGGAGGCCCGGCGTGATCCTCGACGTCGCCGCCAAGCGGGCGCAGCTCACGCCCCACGCGCCGGCGCTCTGGTGGGACGGCCGCTGGCTCACCTACCGCGAGCTCGACGACAGGGCCGAGCGCCTCGCCGCGGCGCTGCGCGAGGCCGGCGTGCGCAAGGGCGACAGGGTCGCGGTACTGGCCCACAACCACGCCGCGCACATCGACCTCCTCTTGGCCGCGGCCAAGACCGGGGCGGTCTACGCGCCCTTCAACGTGCGCCTGGCCGAGCCCGAGCAGCGCGCGATCGCCGACTACCTCAGGCCGGCCTTGCTCATGCACGACGAGGCCCACGCCTCCAAGGCCCGCGCGACGGGCGTACGCCTCTGGCACTTAGGCGAGCACGAGGAGCGGCTGCGCGCCGCCTCGCCCGACCCGCGCCCGCCCGGGTACGACGCCGTCGTCGGCCCGGAGGACGTGCAGATGATCCTCCTCACCGGCGGCACCACCGGCCTGCCCAAGGGCGCGATGCTCCCCTACCGCCAGGGCTTCTACAACGCCGTGAACACGGTGCTGAGCTGGCAGCTCCGCGCCGACGACTGCGTCATCCAGGCCACGCCCTGCTACCACGCCGCCCTCAACGCCTTCACCGTGCCGCTCTTCCACGTCGGCGGGCGGGTCGTGCTGCAACGCGCCTTCGACCCCGACGATTACCTGCGCCTGGTGCGGGAGACGGGCGCGACGGTCCTGTTCCTCGTCCCGACGATGTTCCAGATGCTGGCCTCTTGCGCGAGCTTCGGCTCCGCCGACCTGAGCGGCGTGCGCTGGGCGATCTCCGGCGGGGCGCCCTGCCCCCTGCCGGTGCGCGAGGCCTTCACGCGCCGCGGCGTGCCGATGCGCCAGGGCTACGGGCTGACCGAGGCGGGCGTGAACTGCTTCGCGACGACCCAGGAGGTGGCCGACAGGAAGCCGCGCTCGGTGGGCAAGCCGATGCTCCACGGCGAGGCGGTCGTGAGGCGCCCCGACGGCACGCCCTGCGCGCCGGGCGAGACGGGCGAGCTCACGCTCCGCGGGCCGCACGTCTTCGCGGGCTACTTCGAGCGCGAGGACGCCACGCGCGAGGTCCTCAGGGACGGCTGGCTGTGGACCGGGGACCTCGCCGTCGTCGACGAGGAGGGCGTGTTCAGCATCGTCGGCCGCCGCAAGGAGATGTTCATCTCCGGCGGCGAGAACGTCTACCCGGTCGAGGTCGAGTCGGCGATCTACGACCACGACGCTGTCGCCGAGTGCGCGGTCGTGGGCGTGCCCGACGAGCGCTGGGGCGAGGTGGGCCTCGCCCGGGTCGTCCTCAAGCCCGGCCGCAGCCTCGCGGAGGAGGAGCTGCGGGCGTTCCTGTACGGGAGGCTGGCCCGCTACAAGGTCCCGAAGCACGTCGAGTTCGCGCCCGAGCTGCCCAAGAGCGGCGCGGGCAAGGTCCTGAAGCGCGCCATCGCCGACGAGTTCATCGCCAGGCACCTCGAGGAGGAGGAAGCATGAAGAAGCTCTTCGCAGTTCTGTTCGCGGCCGCGGTGGGGCTGGCCTTCGCGCAGCCCGTCACCATCGGCATCCTGTCGCCGCTCACGGGCGGCGCGGCCGGCACGGGCCAGGCCCAGCGGGCCGGGTTCGAGCTGGCCCTGAAGGAGATCAACGAGGCGGGCGGCGTGCTCGGCCAGCCGCTCCGGATCGTCATCGAGGACGACCGCGCCGACCCCGCCACGGCCGTCGCCGCCTTCGAGAAGCTGATGACCGAGGACGGCGTCGAGTTCATCGCCGGCGGCTTCTCGTCGGGCGCGACGCTGGCCCTCGTCGAGTCGTTCCGCACCTTCCAGCCGATCGTGAGCTGGATCGGCGGGGCGTCGTCCGGCATCGGCAACGACGACTTCGAGGGCATCGAGGAGCTCCTGGGCGAGGAGGAGTGGTTCTTCCACATCCACCCGTGGGACTACCAGAACGTCGAGGCGACCTTCGGGTTCATCCGCGACCTCGGCGTCCAGAGCGTGGCGGTGCTGCACGAGGACGGCGCGTTCGGCACGCCCGGCGCAGCGGGCCTCGAGGCCGGCGTCGAGGCGATGGGCATCGACGTCGCCCTGCGCGAGGCGTTCACCTCCACCCTGACCGGCGGCACGGGCGACTTCCGCGCCACCCTCAGCAAGGTCGGCGCCGCGAACCCCGACATGCTCTACTGGATCGGCTACGACTCCGACGCGCAGCCGCTCTCCAGCCAGCTCAAGGAGCTCGGCGTGGCGCCGAAGTACGTCTTCGGCGCGCCTCCCGGCTGGCCCACCGGCATCGAGCAGGCCCCCGAGATGGAGTGCGTGATGGGCCTCATCGGCTACCTGCCGAACCTGCCCAACCCCGAGGCCGTCGCGTTCGCCGAGGCCTACCGGGCGATGCACGGCACGTACCCCGACAACTACATGGCGGCCCTCGCCTACACGCAGCTCTGGTCCTACGCCGACGCGATCAACGCCGCCGGCACCACCGACCAGGCCGCCGTCATCGAGAAGCTCAAGACGATGACCTTCCGCTCCCCGATGGGCGAGTGGAGCTTCAAGCCGTCGACGATCGCGAAGCATCAGGGCTTCGGCGCCGACATGTGGCTGGTCTTCCAGTTCCAGAACGGCGTGCGCGAGATCGTCTGGCCTGCCGACCGCGCCACGGCCCCGCTGGCGGCGTGCCGCTGAGCCCGGCCTAGGGAGACCCCGTCACGGAGGGGGCGCCGGCCCGCGCGCCCCCTCCACGAGGACGCAGTGGACCTGACACTCCTACCTCAAGCGCTCGTCTCCGGCGTGCTGGCCTCGGGCCTCTACGCCCTCGTGGCCGTGGGCCTGGCGCTGGCGATCGGCGTCATCGGCATCGTCAACTTCGCCCACGGCGAGTTCTTCATGGTCGGCGCGTTCCTCGCCTACCAGCTCTTCGTCAGCTTCGGCTTCGACCCGCTGCTCTCTATCTTGTTCGTGGCGCCGGTCCTGTTCGTCATCGGCGCCGCCATCTACACGTCCACGATCCGCTTTGTCCTCAAGGCGCCCGAGCTGAACCAGATGCTCCTGACGTTCGGCATCGGGATCATCCTGCAGAACCTCGCCCTGATGATCTGGGGCGGCGACCCGCGCTCGATCGGCGGCGTGCCGTACCGGGCGATGGGCGTCCAGGTCGGGGGCGTCAGCGTGGGCCTCGTGCCCCTCGGCAGCTTCGTGATCTCGGTGCTGCTTGTCGGCGGCCTCTACCTCGTGCTCGCCCGCACGCCCCTGGGACGCGCCATGCGCGCCGTGGCCCAGAACCGCGTCGGCGCCGGGCTCGTGGGCCTCGAGGTGAACCGCGTCTACCTCGTCGCCTTCGGGCTCTCCGCCCTGCTGGCCGGCATCGGCGGCGTGATGATCGCGGTGATCCAGTCGCCCACCCCCACGGTCGGCCTCGCCTACACGCTGAAGGCGTTCGCGATCGTCGTGCTGGCGGGCCTGGGCAACGTCAGGGGCATCGTCTCGGCGGCGATCGTGGTGGCGCTGGCCGAGTCGCTCGTCGCGACACTGGTGCCCAACGGCGACGCGCTCCGCAACGCCGTCTTCTTCGCGCTGATCCTCGGTACGCTCGTCTACAGGTCGTGGAGGAAGGCGTGAGGCGCCGCGGCCTCTTCCTCGACCTGTTGGCGGCCGCCGTCTTCGTCGGCCTGCTGGCGGCTCTGCCGGCGGCGCTGCGCTCCGCCTACGGCCAGGCGTCGGTGAGCTACCTCGCGCTCGGCATCAGGGCCGTCGGCCTGGCGGTCCTCGCCCTGAGCTGGGACCTCGTCGCCCGCACCGGCCAGCTCTCGCTGGCGCACGCCGCGTTCTACGGCGCCGGGGCCTACGCCGCCGCGGTGCTGCTGAAGCTCACCGGGGCGCCCCTCTGGCTCGGCGTCCCGCTGGCCGGCGCCGTCGCCGCGGTGATGGCGCTGGGCCTGGGCGCGGCGACGCTGCGCCTCTACGGCATCTACTTCGCGATCGCCACGCTGGCCTTCGCCGAGGTCCTGAAGACCGTGGTGAAGTCGCTGCCCTTCGCGATCACCGGCGGCTCCGTCGGCACGA harbors:
- a CDS encoding class I SAM-dependent methyltransferase, whose protein sequence is MKGRRSSWDPVAGWYDATVGVRGSPYHRKAAIPTVMRLAELRPGERVIDVGCGTGVLAFHVTRAGCEYLGVDASAQMVRLARKRRGQEGRFEQGDARDLVGTTSARPGGFDVAVFLLSLQDMDPLDRVLASTAQVLAPGGRVVAFMVHPAFRAPRGSGWGYDPKRKLTYRRVERYLTPAAVPMKEYAEVREGAPRGATISFHRPVQDYVNGLAAAGLWVDAMVELPDPVKDAEGRSNPEVPLFLALRARDARPRREDEET
- a CDS encoding TetR/AcrR family transcriptional regulator; the encoded protein is MSELPVPSTARGEATRRRLLEAAEAEFGENGYAATSVASITRRAGVAQGTFYLYFRTKKDALVELVRHMGRSLRAALSEATKDAADRLEAERLGFRAFVAFSLQHQNLYKVVMESQFVEESAYREYYQTLADAYAANIARAQDRGEVRAGDPAALAWALMGVAHFLGLRFPIWERRQPPDEVMDTVFAFVCAGLMPEREGSAAPEREDAAGQATRRRAGSADRRRAVRDGGGSAGGGARRSARRPAPRSGEEGQ
- a CDS encoding 3-oxoacyl-ACP synthase, translated to MSGRGPGVTGIGTYLPAGRMSAAELAAASGLPEWVVREKLGIESRVMPGSDDHPTAMGVRAARAALEDAGVRPEDVDVVVSITEEYKEYAVWTAGIKLAHDVGAVNAYAYDVGQKCGTAVLALKLARDMIAADDGVDTVLVAGGYRNGDLVDLTDPHVRFMYNLGAGAAAFVVQRGRGHELLGSAFRTDGSFSLDVLVPVGGTVAPVTPENAGQFRLRVTDPAGMRERLEAKSMDNFVGVVEDAVARSGARLEDVAYVAMLHVKRSAHEALLARLGLPLERSIYLSGYGHIGQVDQALSLELARQQGLLRPGDLVVLVAAGVGYVWNAICLRWDGAAGPGERSEAEPVTDATPPRQGVSAERPAGGPSAAPEGGPA
- a CDS encoding long-chain fatty acid--CoA ligase; the protein is MILDVAAKRAQLTPHAPALWWDGRWLTYRELDDRAERLAAALREAGVRKGDRVAVLAHNHAAHIDLLLAAAKTGAVYAPFNVRLAEPEQRAIADYLRPALLMHDEAHASKARATGVRLWHLGEHEERLRAASPDPRPPGYDAVVGPEDVQMILLTGGTTGLPKGAMLPYRQGFYNAVNTVLSWQLRADDCVIQATPCYHAALNAFTVPLFHVGGRVVLQRAFDPDDYLRLVRETGATVLFLVPTMFQMLASCASFGSADLSGVRWAISGGAPCPLPVREAFTRRGVPMRQGYGLTEAGVNCFATTQEVADRKPRSVGKPMLHGEAVVRRPDGTPCAPGETGELTLRGPHVFAGYFEREDATREVLRDGWLWTGDLAVVDEEGVFSIVGRRKEMFISGGENVYPVEVESAIYDHDAVAECAVVGVPDERWGEVGLARVVLKPGRSLAEEELRAFLYGRLARYKVPKHVEFAPELPKSGAGKVLKRAIADEFIARHLEEEEA
- a CDS encoding ABC transporter substrate-binding protein, translated to MKKLFAVLFAAAVGLAFAQPVTIGILSPLTGGAAGTGQAQRAGFELALKEINEAGGVLGQPLRIVIEDDRADPATAVAAFEKLMTEDGVEFIAGGFSSGATLALVESFRTFQPIVSWIGGASSGIGNDDFEGIEELLGEEEWFFHIHPWDYQNVEATFGFIRDLGVQSVAVLHEDGAFGTPGAAGLEAGVEAMGIDVALREAFTSTLTGGTGDFRATLSKVGAANPDMLYWIGYDSDAQPLSSQLKELGVAPKYVFGAPPGWPTGIEQAPEMECVMGLIGYLPNLPNPEAVAFAEAYRAMHGTYPDNYMAALAYTQLWSYADAINAAGTTDQAAVIEKLKTMTFRSPMGEWSFKPSTIAKHQGFGADMWLVFQFQNGVREIVWPADRATAPLAACR
- a CDS encoding branched-chain amino acid ABC transporter permease translates to MDLTLLPQALVSGVLASGLYALVAVGLALAIGVIGIVNFAHGEFFMVGAFLAYQLFVSFGFDPLLSILFVAPVLFVIGAAIYTSTIRFVLKAPELNQMLLTFGIGIILQNLALMIWGGDPRSIGGVPYRAMGVQVGGVSVGLVPLGSFVISVLLVGGLYLVLARTPLGRAMRAVAQNRVGAGLVGLEVNRVYLVAFGLSALLAGIGGVMIAVIQSPTPTVGLAYTLKAFAIVVLAGLGNVRGIVSAAIVVALAESLVATLVPNGDALRNAVFFALILGTLVYRSWRKA